Proteins from a single region of Granulicella tundricola MP5ACTX9:
- a CDS encoding beta-1,3-glucanase family protein: protein MALRLLLASSLLILAPWLLMANAQQVERYLPLSQRSTINLSAGVPQYIGDATNTSSAPQNPWLYENTVNSTQYSAQDFVENTDSAAHWQPVGVPYDANIPRTFINQTSGGGDGSLTGNQNWYRLHFKVDPKYAGQKFLLNLEGSHTAVQVFINGNLLPGMSLVAANAKATHVVGFIPVVVDLTPYIKADGTTDNVIAIDVSRGDPWFEQPGFSGAFRFGQAMAGLFRNVYLYVTNPVHIPVNVYSNQKTWGTYVGTKSIDFSAAATATANSAQVEVQTNVLNETNATQQVTLTTQIVDASGKVVVTAAPLTQSVPAMTAATFPSGPTPIFDQTITVPNPTLWYPNNSIYGKPYMYKVYHIVSVNGVVVDSAQSPLGIRMLTWDKNFPYFNGHQQYLWGASGRYDYPGLGSAVPDEQVWRDLAQFAAGGGNVWRPGHSTSSEEFVEAADAYGIMIDQPSGDGEGHWSLSSNTPPTADDLQLKQELHRDMIIRDRSHPSILDWEEDNGGNNTLLASQLDTLEQQWDSIQIRKQATRSGDTSYAYINECDQAGCEIASKQNNEDFPAFGAEYWDNVGTGRGLAYDNELSFAAPYLDDWRRGRAVNTFGMAQWYFAETPGEISLWSEYQNNPAMVNFVRSLGYSEVDQNRFPRLLYYIYEANWVPYSIKPVVALAHHWNRAYEYTQGTPIQVNAFSNCPAVRLLINGVAKDPVTGAILADQKPNDWTSNSSLDLTQNTTVMPGQVHWMVNFAPGNVTAQCIDETGNPGISDTRVTAGPEYKIVLTAVPELQKPDGSSFQWTSNGSDAAFVVAQVVDQQGNIVPTAADNVTFSVRGPAQYMGGTQQLVADPSWTNYYQDAFSLANAGIIGGQPNAFFHAPGDPELNFEGGLQKIALRSTFTPGTVTVTATAPGLVGNSVTLTSVAPPPPTTTQAPAIIVPPVSTAVTQGQPATFTVSASGSGTLSYQWFLNNNAVAGANGTTFITGATALSDNNDSIMVTVTSASGFGSVSSNPAILSVSPPQNVAITTSPASQTSVVGQTATFNVVASGSPQLNYAWFKNNNQVASGPLSSYTTPILTMADTDTYYVIVSNPLNQVQSSNAVLTIAAPLPVSITGSPVSQIVASNQPVMLSATVVGSAPFTYQWNFTPQGGATTILESNLQSSSVFNFTIPAMSASTAGSYTITVNNAANAPATSASAQLTLAPPGVNLAYAMPATASSSQQNCNDLTTAPPLSGANCLGAENAVDGNLATRWASASAGAPPTTLTPGVDPSDLIIDLGATQPFNTVAINWENAYATDYEVDYTNDDPTANPQWVQAIAKHDGGGSSETLSFGTVRGRYVRMHANQRATQYGYSILEFQVYNLAQCGGVNERYTPSTADTSLVVDNLLNLTWTRTVQTDATTGAQFTGDKAATFCANRSMRLPTKAEALSISGNNYASCAFNGTWSTWTSTVNPTDSTETAIVSFNGDVTQNVTLNFPGATLCTTGTFAGQAPLITAAPQPSTVTLGLSATFKVAATGVPSPTYQWSENGTVISGATEPTYITPPTTTNDNGATFSVAVTNGSGTVVSTPVALTVSSTPLPPPTGPTGPTGPTAPNNPGAITAPTGSPTNPANPVIPTDPANSGNGNTNSTDTMITGFGTTLAPLGPNLALGGAALSTGDENPGLGPINAVDGVATTRWSSAFTNASDMQVDLGSVQSVGQVVLRWERSFGFQYQIRVSTDGQNWTPVFTQMQGQGGTENLVFPAVNARYVQFYGIQRSSQYGYSLWEMEVYAPAPTAPLATPDPLITAPTGSATNPMQPVIPTDPANSGNGNTNGTDTMITGFGTTPMPTGPNLALGKPTLSTGDENGGVGPANAVDGIATSRWSSAFTNASDMQVDLGAVMPVNQVVLRWERAYGFQYQIRTSTDGQNWTPVFTQTQGQGGTENLIFPVVNARYVQFYGIQRSSQYGYSLYEMEVYGSGTAGTGTGTGTGTGTGTGTGTGTGTGTGTGTGTGTGTGTGTGTGTGTGTGTGTGTGTGTGGAIAFTAQPANQNATVGSAATFSVTAAGSGPFTYQWLKGGTPIAGATFATYVTPTLTLTDNASTFSVLVGSTSGATPTTSSAATLSVTPYTVVKGAIDIDLVNNTHGAWSNDQVYITMIGFDPSNGNRAYVNAAGQIVDFTTADSSAANHLTGPDGLPYGNYSFTLAQASNLKLSPLGSARAFVSLGVPLYIGLPPPDNTGKITGFVGPVHDNPTDPNYNTHFDWYEFDYHANPDSSTGIFINTTQVDEFGIPLVLDVFASNASFHQQVGITETVAQIDAEFAAEVPIQFQPSTLTNLFIFSPAKTGMPMFADTLNPQNNGPFANYFDNVVQTAWTSYATKPITINLAGRQYSGTAAGKTLTFTEVNAAQQNVGEIFTVQQPTTQEVLICAGSMNSGVDITGAPGSPLAAMQQDEDGVQRQLQNQICSATNRGILLKSPTTWADASTYFPAAPDNAYAQFWHKHSIGGFAYGFSYDDNNNQSTTISTGNPEHMTWTIGW, encoded by the coding sequence CCGCTTGCTGCTCGCGAGTTCGCTGTTGATCCTGGCACCCTGGCTGCTGATGGCAAACGCGCAGCAGGTTGAACGGTACCTACCGCTCTCGCAGCGCTCCACCATCAATCTTTCAGCGGGTGTGCCGCAGTACATCGGGGACGCGACGAACACATCGAGCGCTCCGCAGAACCCCTGGCTTTACGAGAACACGGTGAACTCGACTCAATACTCCGCGCAGGATTTTGTGGAAAACACAGACAGCGCGGCTCACTGGCAACCGGTCGGCGTGCCTTACGACGCAAACATCCCACGAACCTTCATCAACCAGACCTCAGGTGGAGGTGATGGTTCGCTAACGGGAAATCAGAACTGGTATCGCCTGCACTTCAAGGTGGACCCCAAGTACGCGGGACAGAAGTTTCTGCTCAACCTGGAGGGATCGCATACTGCGGTGCAGGTGTTCATTAACGGGAATCTGCTCCCAGGCATGAGCCTCGTGGCGGCAAACGCGAAGGCGACGCATGTGGTTGGATTCATTCCAGTCGTCGTCGACCTCACGCCATACATCAAAGCCGACGGCACGACGGACAATGTCATTGCAATCGACGTCTCGCGTGGAGATCCGTGGTTTGAGCAGCCGGGCTTTTCGGGTGCCTTCCGCTTCGGACAGGCGATGGCGGGCCTATTCCGAAATGTCTATCTTTACGTGACCAATCCGGTACACATTCCGGTAAACGTCTATTCCAACCAGAAAACATGGGGCACGTACGTGGGCACCAAGTCGATCGACTTCTCGGCGGCTGCGACTGCAACAGCAAATTCCGCACAGGTGGAGGTCCAGACCAACGTCTTGAATGAGACGAATGCGACCCAGCAGGTCACGCTGACGACGCAGATTGTCGATGCGAGCGGCAAGGTGGTCGTTACGGCTGCCCCCCTGACACAGTCCGTGCCGGCGATGACGGCAGCCACCTTCCCCTCAGGCCCAACGCCGATCTTTGACCAGACCATCACCGTGCCGAACCCGACGCTGTGGTATCCGAACAATTCGATCTACGGCAAGCCTTATATGTATAAGGTCTACCATATCGTCAGCGTCAATGGCGTCGTGGTCGACTCGGCGCAGAGCCCGCTGGGCATCCGCATGCTGACGTGGGACAAGAACTTTCCTTACTTCAATGGACATCAGCAGTACCTGTGGGGTGCGTCCGGGCGTTATGACTACCCTGGCCTGGGCTCTGCCGTTCCGGATGAGCAGGTTTGGCGTGACCTCGCACAGTTTGCCGCAGGCGGCGGTAATGTCTGGCGTCCGGGTCACTCAACCTCCAGCGAGGAGTTTGTCGAAGCGGCCGATGCCTACGGCATCATGATCGATCAGCCCAGCGGCGATGGGGAAGGCCATTGGAGTCTTTCAAGCAACACTCCGCCCACAGCGGACGATCTTCAACTCAAGCAGGAACTGCATCGCGACATGATCATCCGCGACCGCAGCCACCCATCCATTCTCGACTGGGAAGAAGACAACGGCGGCAACAATACGCTGCTTGCATCGCAGCTCGATACGCTCGAGCAGCAGTGGGATTCCATCCAGATACGGAAGCAGGCCACGCGCTCCGGCGATACCTCCTATGCCTACATCAACGAATGCGATCAGGCCGGATGCGAGATTGCGTCTAAACAGAACAATGAAGACTTCCCTGCGTTCGGCGCTGAGTACTGGGACAACGTCGGCACGGGACGCGGACTCGCGTATGACAACGAGCTCTCCTTTGCCGCGCCTTATCTCGACGATTGGCGCCGCGGCCGTGCGGTCAATACCTTCGGTATGGCGCAGTGGTACTTTGCCGAGACCCCGGGTGAGATCAGCTTGTGGTCCGAGTATCAGAACAATCCGGCCATGGTGAACTTTGTCCGCTCGCTCGGCTATTCCGAGGTAGACCAGAACCGCTTCCCGCGGCTGCTGTACTACATCTATGAGGCAAACTGGGTTCCGTACTCCATCAAGCCCGTAGTCGCGCTGGCCCATCACTGGAACCGCGCCTATGAGTACACCCAAGGGACACCCATCCAGGTCAATGCGTTCAGCAATTGCCCGGCGGTACGCCTGCTGATCAATGGTGTTGCGAAAGATCCGGTGACCGGCGCGATTCTGGCGGATCAGAAGCCGAACGACTGGACCAGCAACTCCAGCCTGGACCTTACACAGAACACAACGGTTATGCCGGGTCAGGTGCATTGGATGGTCAACTTTGCACCCGGCAATGTAACGGCGCAATGTATCGATGAAACCGGTAACCCGGGAATCTCGGATACTCGCGTGACTGCTGGTCCGGAGTACAAGATAGTCCTGACTGCCGTGCCTGAATTGCAGAAGCCTGACGGTTCCAGCTTCCAGTGGACGTCAAACGGTTCCGATGCCGCATTTGTGGTTGCTCAGGTTGTCGACCAGCAAGGCAACATCGTTCCTACCGCTGCGGACAACGTAACCTTCTCGGTCAGAGGACCCGCGCAGTACATGGGCGGCACACAGCAGCTCGTGGCTGATCCTTCATGGACCAACTACTACCAGGATGCCTTCTCGCTGGCGAATGCCGGTATCATCGGCGGCCAGCCGAATGCGTTCTTCCACGCTCCAGGAGATCCTGAGTTGAACTTTGAGGGCGGTCTGCAGAAGATTGCCTTGCGCAGCACTTTCACGCCCGGTACAGTCACGGTGACGGCAACCGCACCGGGTCTGGTAGGGAACTCCGTAACGTTGACCTCCGTAGCGCCACCCCCACCCACCACGACGCAGGCTCCTGCGATCATCGTCCCCCCTGTCAGCACAGCCGTGACTCAGGGGCAGCCGGCAACCTTTACGGTCTCTGCCAGCGGCTCCGGCACGCTGAGCTACCAGTGGTTCCTGAACAACAACGCAGTGGCAGGTGCCAACGGCACAACCTTCATCACCGGTGCCACGGCCCTTTCAGACAACAACGACAGCATCATGGTGACGGTGACGAGTGCGAGCGGCTTTGGCTCGGTCAGCTCCAACCCGGCTATCCTTTCCGTAAGCCCGCCGCAAAACGTTGCGATCACAACCTCGCCGGCATCGCAGACGTCGGTTGTAGGCCAGACGGCGACCTTCAACGTGGTCGCCAGCGGCTCACCGCAGTTGAACTACGCGTGGTTCAAGAACAACAACCAGGTGGCTTCAGGTCCTCTGAGCAGCTATACGACTCCGATCCTAACCATGGCAGACACGGACACGTACTACGTGATCGTCAGCAACCCCTTGAACCAAGTCCAATCCAGCAACGCTGTCCTGACCATCGCGGCGCCTTTGCCGGTCAGCATCACGGGGTCGCCTGTAAGCCAGATCGTTGCTAGCAATCAGCCAGTTATGCTGAGTGCCACGGTCGTCGGTTCCGCACCGTTCACGTATCAGTGGAACTTCACCCCCCAGGGTGGAGCGACAACCATCCTCGAGAGCAACTTGCAGTCTTCAAGCGTGTTCAACTTTACGATTCCGGCAATGTCCGCATCGACCGCCGGCTCGTACACCATTACGGTCAACAATGCGGCCAATGCACCCGCTACAAGTGCCAGTGCACAGTTGACGTTGGCGCCTCCCGGGGTCAACCTGGCGTATGCCATGCCGGCGACTGCCTCCAGCTCTCAGCAGAATTGCAACGATCTGACGACCGCCCCGCCGCTTAGCGGTGCAAATTGCCTGGGTGCGGAGAACGCAGTTGATGGCAACCTCGCCACCCGCTGGGCTTCCGCCTCAGCAGGTGCTCCGCCTACGACCCTCACCCCCGGAGTCGACCCGTCCGATCTCATCATCGACCTGGGTGCAACTCAGCCGTTCAACACTGTCGCGATCAACTGGGAGAATGCTTACGCAACCGACTACGAGGTCGACTACACCAACGACGATCCCACGGCCAATCCGCAGTGGGTGCAGGCGATCGCCAAGCATGATGGCGGCGGCAGCTCCGAGACATTGAGCTTTGGAACGGTTCGCGGGCGCTATGTGCGCATGCACGCCAACCAGCGCGCAACGCAGTATGGCTACTCCATCCTTGAGTTCCAGGTCTATAACCTCGCGCAGTGCGGCGGCGTCAATGAGCGGTACACGCCCAGCACTGCCGATACCAGCCTGGTCGTCGATAACCTGTTGAACCTGACCTGGACGCGTACCGTACAGACAGACGCCACCACCGGTGCACAGTTCACCGGCGACAAGGCTGCCACCTTCTGCGCGAACCGCAGTATGCGGCTGCCAACCAAGGCTGAAGCACTCAGCATCAGCGGAAACAACTACGCAAGCTGCGCCTTCAACGGAACGTGGAGCACCTGGACCTCGACCGTCAACCCCACCGATTCCACGGAGACGGCGATCGTAAGTTTCAACGGCGACGTCACCCAGAACGTAACCCTCAACTTCCCCGGCGCAACGCTGTGCACCACCGGCACCTTCGCTGGACAGGCACCGTTGATCACAGCCGCACCGCAACCGTCCACCGTGACGTTAGGACTCTCAGCCACCTTCAAGGTCGCTGCGACCGGCGTGCCATCCCCCACGTACCAGTGGTCTGAGAACGGAACCGTCATTTCCGGCGCAACCGAGCCGACTTACATCACCCCGCCAACCACCACAAACGACAATGGTGCCACCTTCAGTGTCGCAGTGACGAACGGCAGCGGAACGGTAGTGTCCACTCCGGTCGCTCTGACGGTCTCTTCCACTCCTCTCCCGCCGCCCACCGGACCCACAGGTCCCACGGGCCCCACCGCACCAAACAATCCCGGGGCAATCACTGCGCCTACGGGCTCGCCGACCAATCCTGCTAACCCGGTCATTCCGACCGACCCGGCAAACTCCGGTAACGGCAACACCAACTCAACCGACACCATGATCACCGGCTTCGGTACGACGCTGGCGCCCCTTGGTCCTAACCTCGCGCTCGGTGGTGCCGCTCTTTCCACCGGCGATGAGAACCCGGGTCTCGGACCGATCAACGCTGTTGACGGCGTGGCGACCACTCGCTGGTCCTCCGCCTTTACCAACGCGTCTGACATGCAGGTCGATCTTGGCTCGGTGCAGTCGGTTGGCCAGGTGGTGCTGCGCTGGGAGCGTTCGTTCGGCTTCCAGTACCAGATCCGCGTTTCGACTGACGGACAGAACTGGACCCCGGTCTTCACCCAGATGCAAGGTCAGGGTGGCACGGAGAACCTGGTCTTCCCGGCTGTGAACGCTCGCTATGTGCAGTTCTACGGCATCCAGCGCTCGTCGCAGTACGGCTACTCGCTGTGGGAGATGGAGGTTTACGCTCCCGCCCCCACAGCGCCACTCGCAACGCCGGACCCGCTCATCACCGCGCCGACAGGCTCGGCAACCAACCCCATGCAGCCGGTCATTCCAACCGATCCGGCAAACTCCGGTAACGGCAACACCAACGGAACCGACACCATGATCACGGGCTTCGGTACTACGCCGATGCCCACCGGTCCTAACCTTGCTCTCGGCAAGCCAACCCTCTCCACCGGAGATGAAAACGGTGGTGTTGGACCGGCCAATGCGGTTGACGGCATCGCGACCAGCCGTTGGTCGTCTGCCTTCACCAACGCCTCTGACATGCAGGTCGATCTCGGAGCGGTGATGCCGGTCAACCAGGTCGTGTTGCGCTGGGAGCGTGCTTACGGTTTCCAGTATCAGATCCGCACCTCGACGGATGGGCAGAACTGGACCCCGGTCTTCACTCAGACACAGGGCCAGGGTGGCACGGAAAACCTCATCTTCCCAGTAGTAAACGCACGCTATGTGCAGTTCTATGGCATCCAGCGCTCGTCGCAGTATGGCTACTCGCTGTATGAGATGGAGGTCTACGGCTCAGGCACTGCTGGGACTGGAACCGGAACCGGAACTGGCACCGGTACGGGAACAGGCACTGGAACCGGAACCGGCACCGGAACTGGAACTGGCACTGGAACTGGCACTGGAACTGGCACCGGCACCGGGACTGGCACTGGTACCGGTACGGGCACTGGTACAGGTACGGGAACCGGAACAGGCGGCGCAATCGCTTTCACAGCGCAGCCTGCTAACCAGAATGCTACGGTTGGTTCAGCTGCTACGTTCTCAGTGACGGCAGCTGGTTCGGGACCATTCACTTACCAGTGGCTCAAAGGCGGTACGCCGATCGCCGGCGCCACCTTTGCCACCTACGTCACCCCAACTCTGACCCTGACGGACAACGCAAGCACGTTCTCTGTCCTGGTCGGCAGCACGTCGGGTGCCACCCCGACGACGTCGTCAGCCGCAACCTTGTCCGTAACTCCCTACACCGTTGTGAAGGGCGCAATCGACATCGATCTCGTCAACAACACTCATGGAGCATGGTCGAATGACCAGGTCTACATCACAATGATTGGGTTCGATCCGAGTAACGGTAACCGTGCCTATGTCAACGCTGCCGGTCAGATTGTGGACTTCACTACGGCTGACAGTAGCGCCGCTAATCATCTCACTGGGCCGGACGGTCTACCGTACGGCAACTATTCCTTTACCCTGGCGCAGGCGTCCAATCTAAAGCTGTCGCCTTTAGGATCGGCGCGAGCATTCGTCTCGCTTGGCGTGCCGCTCTACATCGGGCTCCCTCCTCCTGATAACACCGGTAAGATCACGGGGTTTGTAGGACCGGTGCATGATAACCCCACCGATCCAAACTACAACACCCACTTCGATTGGTATGAGTTCGATTACCACGCAAACCCTGACAGCTCTACAGGCATCTTCATCAACACCACCCAGGTGGATGAATTTGGAATACCGCTGGTGCTAGATGTCTTTGCGTCGAACGCTTCTTTTCACCAGCAGGTTGGTATCACCGAAACAGTCGCCCAGATTGATGCTGAGTTTGCGGCGGAAGTACCGATACAGTTCCAGCCTTCCACGTTGACGAACTTATTCATCTTTTCGCCTGCCAAGACTGGGATGCCAATGTTCGCCGATACCTTAAACCCACAAAACAACGGACCCTTCGCCAACTACTTCGATAATGTGGTGCAGACGGCATGGACCAGTTATGCGACCAAGCCCATCACCATCAATCTGGCCGGCCGTCAGTACAGCGGTACTGCCGCAGGCAAAACGCTCACCTTTACTGAGGTCAACGCAGCTCAACAGAATGTGGGTGAGATCTTCACCGTCCAGCAACCCACCACGCAGGAGGTCCTGATCTGCGCCGGTTCCATGAACTCCGGTGTCGATATTACCGGAGCGCCTGGCAGCCCATTAGCCGCAATGCAGCAGGATGAGGACGGCGTGCAAAGGCAGCTTCAGAACCAGATATGCTCCGCAACCAATCGCGGCATTCTGTTGAAGTCGCCCACAACCTGGGCCGATGCCAGCACCTACTTCCCAGCGGCACCGGACAACGCGTATGCGCAGTTCTGGCACAAACACTCCATTGGAGGCTTTGCTTATGGCTTCTCCTACGATGACAACAACAACCAAAGCACCACTATCTCAACCGGCAACCCTGAACACATGACGTGGACCATTGGTTGGTAG